CTTTTGAAGAAACTTTGTTGATGAAGTGGTGGTTGTAGAACTAGTAGTTTTTGTGGAAGGATCAATTTCTCCCACATAGAATTCATCTAGCATCAATCTTGCTGCACTCCCATGTCCTGCTTCTTCAAACTCTTCACTTGCATCCTTGCCTATCATTAAATTTCCATTTGAAATGAGAGGGATTTAAAGTTTATTGGTTCCATATAATGATTTTGAGTTAATAAACAAAAGTAATCGGAtttacaattaaatatttatagatatttagtCTTTTTTTTAATGGACATACATAGGGTGTAGCCAAATTAAAGCTAATGGGTTTTCATGAACCCACATGTCATATTATAGATCCGCCCCTATACGAAACAACAAACATGAAAAAATGAAGAAAGAGAAAATTATATCATTTCGAAGAACTTAATTTGGAGCCAAAGCACTCCGTACCAAATACGATTGACCTATACTCAAAATCTGAACCCAAAACTTTTGATTAAAAATAAAAGAGTACTTGACACTCCATCTCAACTTTCCGTAATTAAAATTACTATACTTCCAgaatgttatatatgtatatatagaagGGGAGGGGGTGTGTTCTTCGTTGGGTGTACCTGCTGCTGTCAACAAGACTTCATCACCACCAGGATGATCAATTAGGAAGTTAGTCACATTGTATGCCTGCATAAGTAAGATGACCCTTTCATTACTTAAATCTTGTTTGCTATTTCACAGCTTAAACTTGGTTATCTCCCACATCAAAATACTTTAAAATGTAAAAACTGCATATCATAGAAGTAAATGCTAAATACAAATTTGCTTCAAAAATAAATTAGATGATCATATCATAATTTTGCTCTATGACATGATCAGTGTGGACTTTCATAAATACAATAAGAATGTTATTTTGAGAAAGAAAAAAGTATACTTTAACATAACCTAGTTATTTTGCAACGAAATGAAAAAATTTCATCAGACCTGAGGGAAAATTCATGTGACCTATAAGTTACGAATTTGTATAGTGGAATTAACCACTAATACTTGTGTCACTGTCTATATTACATACCTTTGGGATGTGGTCCTTCCTCAGAAACTATATGAACACGAATACTTTATGCATAGCTATCCTTTAGACCCAAGGGGAAAGGGTAAAATAGTGAACGTTCAATATATACACTTACCTTAGCATTTATGATTACCCAACAATCATTAGGACTATTATGCAAAGAAACTTCATCATATGTTTTCAGAACTTTCTCATCAGCTCCCATGACTCCTCTTTAACTCTTTTCTTTCATCTGTTTCAAGCGTCATTTCTTCAATTAATTTATAGAAAGAACTGAAGAAACTGTGGCATAATCAAATTAAATAAACAAGTGCAATTATTTAGTACTactataaaataatatttttggtGTACCATGAAAATGATATGTCCATTTACTTTAATGTTCTGTCCGATTCAAGTGATAATTGTTATTTTGTCATAATGCACGGAGCAGAAAAAGTGATGTGTAATGGGGTCAAAATGAATAGATTAAAACTAAATTTTACGTACAAAAATTAACATCTCTATGTTTGGCTACACTCATAGTGGAGTATCTGCAAATTTAGATGCTATTTCGTGATATTTATAGCATTTATCTAGTTATATGAAGTTTCATATGAAAATCACAGAGATATTACTAACATCGAAttgattaattttatttttcatctttgcaGGTGCAAACTAAATTCAACTATACCGAATTTAAGCACGAGGCGACAAAAATAGTGCCAATGCATAAGCTAATTTAATGTAAAAAGAATAAAAGGACTAGTGATAAGACTTTGTATACAGTACTTCAAATTTTGTTACATATTCACGGCCTAGTAAAATTGCAAAAATACCAAAGAAATTTTATTTATATACTTCAAATATCTTAAATCAACTAATACGCTTTATATATTTGAGAAAAAACTAGTTTTTCTAGGTGCAGGCACTCAACATCTTCAAAAATATGTCTATTTCAGCAAGCTTCTCTTCAAGTCAGCGTTTAGATCGTAACATTTTTGTACGAGTCAGAACTTATCTAACAAGAAAACTTCACAACCTTATGACCTTTATatatttcaaaaatttatttgttATACAGTAATTTCCGATAGGAGTTTGACAAAACCTTTAACATGAAATATACCTAAAAAAAGTAAAAATCCTACATACTTAACCATAATATCTTTTCCTAGCTTTATAGAGATCTATATACGAATAGCTGCATTCACCTTTCACATTTTGTAGCTAATATACATAGATAATATGATCCCATTTGTGAGATTACATTGGGCAtattattgttgtatatatagaTTATACtgaattatacacatattatatactccctccatcccattttATACGAGGGTGCTTGACCGGACACAAAgtttaaaaataaagtaaaacttTTGGAAACTTGCTGTCTGAAACAAATCATAGAAATTTGTGCTGCTAGAAATCATTTAATTAAGGATAAAAAATGTAAATTTAAAGTTGAATTATTACCAAGCATgctttagtgtttttttttattttttatgtatacaaTAAAAAAGTACAGAATAAAATAATACGGGTCCAACAAAAACCACAAAGACAAACAAAAGGGGATTTAGGTATCATTCTTTTTCAGACAGACTAAAAACAAAAGTGTATCATATAAATTCGGACGATGGagtaataattttttaaaaaaaagtggcTTATATGTTATAGTAGCTGTTCCCTTAAAAAGTGGCTATTTACCAAATTTTTCCATCCAAAACGGCTATCCAATGGGCCAGACCCAAACCACAAACTTATTCACAGCCCATATAGTATACCATTTAATCAAAACCCAAACTCGAAAACCCTAACCTATCCTCCATTTCTCCATAGCACCACCTAGgtttagagagagaaaaaaaaaatggtatcaGGTTCAGGGATTAGTGCAAGGAGAATAGTGGTGGATGCACGTCACCACATGTTGGGAAGACTTTCATCGATTTTAGCAAAGGAATTGTTGAATGGACAGAGAGTTGTTGTTGTTAGATGTGAAGAGATTTGTCTGTCTGGTGGACTTGTGAGACAGAAAATGAAGTATCTTAGGTTTCTTAGGAAAAGAATGAATACTAAACCATCTCATGGTCCTATTCATTTTCGTGCTCCTTCTAAAATCCTTTGGCGTACTATCCGTGGGTATGTTTTTTATGTATTGATACATTGTTTAGAAGTAGCCACTTTTTGCTGGTGGATTTATTTTAGATGTTAAAGTATGTACATTTATGCCTTTATATATACAAGGCTTAATGCATGTGGCGCCCCCGAACTTgtccctttttttcattttagCACCTTAGCTAAGTGTTATAGacccagtggcggatccaggatttttaATCAGGGTGTTCGAAAAAACAAATGAACCAATTTTTGCATTTGTTCAGTGTGTTCAAAAgtcaatatatgtacatgaacacaTAAAATTGACCCTAAATATACAcatgtaattttttgccgagggtgttcgggtgaacaccccgGGCCTTGACTGCATCCGCCCCTGGTTATAAtgtcgtcctcaagtgtgtctttCAAACACAATCTGACTTACATAATATTCTATCTTCAATATAGCAACGtgttaatatatattctaatttaattgtgccatcttttagctaagattagcagtaattgagagggaaaaaaagagtaagctccTGATTAAGCTGGCAATGGAAGAGCAGAACCAGCAGAAACCGACACATTCTTGACCTAAAGCATAGCTTACCAcacgtctaaaatattacttaacCTTCGTTATCACAATTTAAATTTTGCTTCTAATAAAAGTCAGATTTAgagggtttgatagacacacttgaggacgagttcaggggttcaataggaacaatatTTAGTTGAGGTGCTAAAATGGGAAAAaaggacaagtttagggggctgcATATGCATCAAGCCTATATACAATAAGACTTGAACTTGATCTAAACAAAAATACTGTTGTGTATGCTACCTGTTACTACAATAGATCATTGGTTGTTAGGCAAAAAATATTAACCATTGCTAcccaatgtataaaatatatatatgtgtgtgtgttacaCATTTATCGGTTACTTTtttaatgtgtgtgtgtgtgtatatatatctctgtgtgtgtgtgtgttagttACACATTTATtgattattttaaaatatatattatgtgctTTATTCCATGCTTATTTGGATAGTTATTTGTGTTGATTACATTGTTTAGAGAGTTACCTCTTTTttaataagagagagagagagagacctaTTTTGCTGGTGGATTTGTTTTAGATGTAGAAGTATATGTTATTCACTTTTTATAGTGATCCGTATGTTACCGGTTGTTACTAGAGATCATTGAAGGGGAATTTTTATGTTTCTCTCTGTGTCAGAGAACCTTGAGTATATGTAAAAAGGAGGAGTTTAGTATTGGAATGAGGAAGCGGATGATAAATGAAGCATAATAGATAACTACTTATAAAACAAAagagaagcataatagatattgGGGATTCACCTTTTGAATTAAGGCGTAACTAGCTGTCAGAGATGTAGATGTACATTTTTATACGAACAATGTAGTGCTCCCTTCatctcaaaaagattgtcttcctttcctttttagtttgtgcCAAAAAGATtggcacctttctatatttagaaacaatttaactttatgagatgatttacatcCACACAAATATCCAAGACTTGTTTTGGACcgcacatttcaaaagtcttcctttgttttttaaactttgtgccaagtcaaactaagacagtCTTTTTGGGACAGGAGTAGTATTTAACCAATCTTAAAATAGTATGAAGGATGTTGCTGAATCTGTTTTAGGGGAACTGTAAATATGATTTCTAACATTTCCTTAATGCTGATGGATATGTGTGATCATTTTAAAAAGATAGTATGAAGGATGCTTATGTTAGATACTGGCAATTCCATGTTAATTTTATTGTAGTAACAACTTACCAGGTGTATATAACAATAAATTCAGCTTTCCTGGTGTTAGTTAGTATGAAGGACTTCATTAATTACTGTATTTACTTAATATCTGTCTCATTGTCCATTGATTTTGTTGGGCGTGTCGCTGAGTTTTAAGTAAGGCTTGTGTAGATAGGGCCGTCCATATTTGTTTTAATGCCTATGACCATTTTGTTTAACTTGCGGAATGAACTTGGATGAGCATTTACTGAAGGACGGCTCGTTAAGCATTAAATATGCATATGCCTGTCTAGGTGGTGAAATGtttatttcatatcatttgtaaTTGACGCGAGCCACTTGCTTGTTCTTTTTTCCTGATTGATTGATGAGTATTATAGTTGATTATTCCCTTAAGAACTATTATCAATTGTTTCTGATTATGTCTGTTTATTTTACCTTAGGATGATTCCCCACAAGACCAAGCGTGGAGCAGCTGCACTTGCCCGCTTGAAGGTTTATGAGGGTGTCCCACCCCCATACGACAAGATCAAGAGGATGGTTATTCCAGATGCTCTAAAGTGAGTTGAAGCTACACATATAATTTGAATATTCTAGTATCATTGTTCTTGTAAAACTGAAAATTTTGCACTTTGTTACTAGGGTATTGAGGCTCCAAGCTGGACACAAGTACTGTCTCTTGGGCAAGCTTTCATCAGAGGTTGGATGGAACCATTATGATACTATCAAGGTAAATATTTTCATCTTTGCCTTTTTCATACCCCTCCTCTGGTTCTTTCTGGCTGGTTCAGAGATATTTGACTTGCATATTGAGGGAACATGTGATAATCATGACATATTTCTAGTATGATTTTACAGTAATGATTTAATCAGTAAGCATCATTATCATTCTGGTGTTCCCTGTTTTTCCTCATAGCCCttattcttgtaattatgagTATTAACTTCAAGACTTGGATTACTGTTTATACAATTTGTGTATCAAGCTTACATGCTTGTAAGTATGCCATATATGAATTAAGAATCTTAGTTTGCACTTCCTTTATCATTTTTTCTTCAGTGGCCCTTGATTTACAAACAGTTGCTTACTTCTTCCTTGTAATTATTAATATGATAGGAACTTGAGAACAAGAGGAAGGAGAGAGCTCAGGTGGCATATGAGAGGAGAAAGCAGTTGGCAAAACTTAGAGTAAAGGCTGAGAAAGCTGCTGAGGAAAAGCTTGGACCTCAACTCGCCGTTATTGCTCCAATCAAGTATTGAAGTTGGACATAGTCACATTTGAAGTACAATTTTGTTGAAGATTGATAATTCATCTTAATCTCACCTTTTTCTGGTTATCCTGAGTGGTGTATTTTCAGTTTAACAGTGTTTGAGTAGACTCTTTATCTTTCATTGTTTTGGTGATGAAATTGAATCTCGTGCTTTTAGTGATACAGGTGTTATCTCGTCTAGTTCCTCTTCTGTTTAACTTGTTGATAAGCTCTGATTTTTAATGCTTTGATTGAAATAGCTATTGATGTGAACATGCAAAAATGTTGGCATACTCTATTGAAGCAGTGTTAATTCCACTGTTCAATTAGGTTTAATAGTATTCTACCAATTTTTTGAGCCAACAATAGCCTTGGAAACTCAGGGATAATGTGGTGGCCTATACCCTTCCGCGTAAATATTGGACTTTCTTTCTTTATCCCTCCTAGAAAAATATCTCACTAAACggtatagagcctgtttggatgggcttatgcctttaagctggaaacagcttataagccaaaaaaaataagttggggtagtccaatttattttttttggcttataagctgttttcagcttataagctgctttagataagttaagtcaaatgaactcaattatttttttgagcttattttaagcataaaatgattttaagctggtcagtcaaacactcaaaaaagctaaaaacagcttataagccaacttataagtcaatccaaacgggctcataatgtCGTGTGTGCTCATATCTTTGAAAAAGAATGAAGGACTTCAAAATACGAGGATTAAACTTCATAACACTGATTCTGTGGTCCTGAAATAAAACTGATATACTTTTAAAATACATTACTAAGAGGCAAAAATTTAACAGTAAAGGATTATTTGAAAAATGTCTATGTTTCTTGTAATTCGATAATGGTATTATTTTATTGTAGTTAGGAATAAGGTCCGTGCACACACTTTTCTTTCCTGATTTTATTTG
This genomic window from Lycium barbarum isolate Lr01 unplaced genomic scaffold, ASM1917538v2 unchr_scaffold_61, whole genome shotgun sequence contains:
- the LOC132625743 gene encoding cytochrome b5-like, which gives rise to MGADEKVLKTYDEVSLHNSPNDCWVIINAKAYNVTNFLIDHPGGDEVLLTAAGKDASEEFEEAGHGSAARLMLDEFYVGEIDPSTKTTSSTTTTSSTKFLQKQIKIDHYQGKSSRLNVKLIFQFLVPIAILGLGSTLLRFWN
- the LOC132625742 gene encoding large ribosomal subunit protein uL13w, with protein sequence MVSGSGISARRIVVDARHHMLGRLSSILAKELLNGQRVVVVRCEEICLSGGLVRQKMKYLRFLRKRMNTKPSHGPIHFRAPSKILWRTIRGMIPHKTKRGAAALARLKVYEGVPPPYDKIKRMVIPDALKVLRLQAGHKYCLLGKLSSEVGWNHYDTIKELENKRKERAQVAYERRKQLAKLRVKAEKAAEEKLGPQLAVIAPIKY